A stretch of Stenotrophomonas indicatrix DNA encodes these proteins:
- a CDS encoding helix-turn-helix domain-containing protein produces the protein MNTLGQRLAVAMKDAGHARPADLARAAETTTATVSNWLNDHVKANHVKAEQLFRIADAVKLDPRELLFGPLGRGVGERGTAYMHMPSEAHLDVWQAAYELVAHILDERGLEVGYRREATLGLMAHDLLMEGVSRGKVARVVMTALP, from the coding sequence ATGAATACTCTTGGACAACGACTCGCGGTCGCCATGAAGGACGCCGGGCATGCACGCCCTGCCGACCTGGCGCGTGCCGCCGAAACGACGACGGCAACGGTCAGCAACTGGCTCAATGACCACGTCAAGGCCAACCACGTGAAAGCCGAACAGCTGTTCCGCATTGCCGATGCGGTGAAGCTGGACCCACGCGAGCTGCTCTTTGGCCCGCTGGGACGGGGAGTCGGCGAGCGCGGCACGGCCTACATGCACATGCCCAGCGAAGCCCATCTGGATGTCTGGCAAGCGGCCTATGAGCTGGTCGCCCACATCCTTGACGAGCGCGGACTTGAGGTGGGCTACCGTCGCGAGGCCACGCTGGGGTTGATGGCCCATGACCTGCTGATGGAGGGCGTCAGCCGCGGCAAGGTCGCACGCGTGGTGATGACTGCCCTGCCCTGA
- a CDS encoding transcriptional regulator: MDEFWSKRQVRTRLGFSTDAELARLFGISRSAVSQWPRGFPIPPLRRYILQQRYPALFPMDDDSHDETA, translated from the coding sequence ATGGACGAATTCTGGAGCAAGCGGCAGGTCCGCACGCGGCTGGGCTTTTCCACCGACGCAGAGCTCGCCAGGTTGTTTGGAATCAGCAGATCCGCTGTCTCGCAATGGCCCAGAGGCTTTCCCATCCCGCCGCTGAGGCGCTACATCCTGCAGCAGCGATACCCTGCGTTGTTCCCGATGGATGACGACTCGCACGACGAAACCGCATGA
- a CDS encoding 4Fe-4S dicluster domain-containing protein, whose product MSITASSPLRAWRWRRTLGLALLVLFHALPWLQWDGRQALLLDLNARRFDLFAWTLWPDDIGVLLGLLAVMAVGLALLTHLAGRVWCGHACPQTLWTRAFDGIAQALARVMPAKLARPATQLAWLLLSLWTGITFVGLFSPIRELVTGAFDGAWSGWETFWVLFYAGATWGNAGFLREQVCRSLCPFARMQPLLTDPHTPRMLYDPRRGEPRGARPPALGGVLGRGRGLLDPTTAQDYVFRAAHPLLAGPMPTFSADRLGDCLDCMACVRACPMQLDIRHGPQADCLACGACLEACTQQQHQAGFGPSLVRYCSPQVMAGQPRRWWRPRTTALASLLLALLVCGAWRLL is encoded by the coding sequence ATGAGCATCACCGCATCCTCGCCCCTGCGCGCATGGCGTTGGCGCCGCACCCTGGGCCTTGCGTTGCTGGTCCTGTTCCATGCGCTGCCGTGGCTGCAGTGGGATGGACGGCAGGCCCTGCTGCTGGACCTCAACGCGCGCCGCTTCGACCTGTTCGCCTGGACCCTGTGGCCGGATGACATCGGTGTGTTGCTGGGGCTGCTGGCGGTGATGGCGGTGGGTCTGGCCCTGCTCACCCACTTGGCTGGTCGCGTGTGGTGCGGACATGCCTGCCCGCAGACGCTATGGACACGAGCGTTCGACGGAATCGCGCAGGCATTGGCCCGCGTGATGCCGGCGAAGCTGGCGCGGCCGGCCACCCAGCTGGCCTGGTTGCTGCTGTCGCTGTGGACCGGGATCACGTTCGTCGGGCTGTTCAGCCCGATCCGCGAACTGGTCACCGGCGCGTTCGATGGCGCATGGAGTGGCTGGGAGACCTTCTGGGTGCTGTTCTATGCCGGCGCCACGTGGGGCAATGCCGGGTTCCTGCGCGAGCAGGTGTGCCGATCACTCTGTCCGTTCGCGCGCATGCAGCCGTTGCTGACCGACCCGCACACCCCGCGCATGTTGTATGACCCACGCCGCGGCGAGCCGCGCGGCGCCCGCCCGCCGGCATTGGGCGGCGTGCTCGGCCGCGGTCGCGGCCTGCTCGATCCCACCACCGCGCAGGACTATGTCTTCCGTGCCGCGCATCCGCTGCTGGCCGGACCGATGCCCACCTTCAGCGCGGATCGGCTGGGCGACTGCCTCGATTGCATGGCCTGCGTGCGCGCGTGCCCGATGCAGCTGGACATCCGCCATGGCCCACAGGCCGACTGCCTGGCCTGCGGTGCCTGCCTGGAAGCGTGCACGCAGCAGCAGCATCAGGCCGGTTTCGGCCCAAGCCTGGTGCGCTACTGCAGCCCGCAGGTGATGGCAGGCCAGCCGCGCCGGTGGTGGCGCCCCCGCACCACGGCCCTGGCTTCGTTGCTGCTGGCGCTGCTGGTGTGCGGCGCTTGGCGCCTGCTCTGA
- a CDS encoding group III truncated hemoglobin, which yields MNATPTTALPIASPELCSEEEVTRLVHDFYARVREEERLGPVFEGHVRDWPEHLAQLVDFWSAMLRGTRRFKGSPMSKHMAIDLEKDLFDRWLVLFHITTAECNNPPMQALADDVAARIADTFWRRYQMLRWPQVMLPVLGVPTKD from the coding sequence ATGAACGCAACGCCCACGACAGCCCTTCCCATTGCTTCGCCAGAGTTGTGCAGCGAGGAGGAAGTGACCCGGTTGGTCCATGATTTCTATGCGCGCGTGCGTGAAGAGGAGCGTCTGGGGCCGGTATTCGAAGGGCATGTGCGCGACTGGCCGGAACACCTGGCCCAGCTCGTCGATTTCTGGTCGGCGATGCTGCGCGGGACCCGCAGGTTCAAGGGCTCGCCGATGTCCAAGCACATGGCGATCGATCTGGAAAAGGATCTGTTCGACCGCTGGCTGGTGCTGTTCCACATCACCACGGCCGAATGCAACAACCCGCCCATGCAGGCGCTGGCCGACGATGTGGCCGCCCGCATCGCCGACACCTTCTGGCGCCGCTACCAGATGCTGCGCTGGCCGCAGGTCATGCTGCCGGTGCTGGGCGTGCCCACCAAGGATTGA
- the hemN gene encoding oxygen-independent coproporphyrinogen III oxidase — MDTFSPAAGGLAWTFDPDLLRRHDRPGPRYTSYPTAPHFHDGFDAPALRQAIADSNPLARALSLYVHVPFCSSPCFYCGCNRVITRDRGRGHSYVSRVLAEADLLAPQFADGREVIQLHLGGGTPNFLDADAMTALVEGLRRRFDFSGSSQRDFSIELDPRFIDTSDVAMLARLGFNRASLGVQDFDPQVQESINRVQGVRQTLDILRACRDSGMRSINVDLIYGLPGQSLQGFGRTLELVLALRPDRLAVYGYAHLPHLFRAQRQIDESRMPSPEDKLALLGLAVERLSAAGYQYIGMDHFALPEEDLSRAQRAGQLHRNFMGYTTHADTDLLGLGVSAISHIGATYSQNPRDLPSWESAVDQGQLPVWRGVALSADDQLRAELIQQLMCQGEVDGMSLAQRHGIDFETYFAEDLQAVQRLQQDGLAEYRDGVVRASEPGRPLLRLLAMCFDPYLRAAQEQPRYSRAI, encoded by the coding sequence ATGGACACGTTCTCTCCCGCTGCCGGTGGCCTGGCCTGGACCTTCGATCCCGATCTGCTGCGACGGCATGACCGTCCCGGCCCGCGCTACACCTCCTATCCCACCGCGCCGCACTTCCATGACGGCTTCGATGCACCCGCGCTGCGCCAGGCGATCGCCGACAGCAACCCGTTGGCGCGCGCGTTGTCGTTGTACGTCCACGTGCCATTCTGCTCCAGCCCCTGCTTCTACTGTGGCTGCAACCGGGTGATCACCCGCGACCGCGGGCGTGGCCACAGTTACGTGTCACGCGTGCTGGCCGAGGCGGACCTGCTGGCACCGCAGTTCGCCGATGGTCGTGAAGTGATCCAGCTGCACCTCGGCGGTGGTACGCCGAATTTCCTCGATGCCGATGCGATGACCGCACTGGTCGAGGGCCTGCGCCGCCGCTTCGATTTCAGCGGTTCGTCGCAGCGTGATTTTTCCATCGAACTGGACCCGCGTTTCATCGACACCAGCGATGTGGCGATGCTGGCCCGGCTGGGCTTCAACCGCGCCAGCCTGGGCGTGCAGGATTTCGACCCGCAGGTGCAGGAATCGATCAACCGGGTGCAGGGCGTACGGCAGACGCTGGATATCCTGCGTGCGTGCCGCGACAGCGGCATGCGTTCGATCAACGTCGATCTGATCTACGGCCTGCCAGGGCAGAGTCTGCAGGGCTTCGGCCGCACCCTGGAACTGGTGCTGGCGCTGCGTCCGGATCGACTGGCGGTGTATGGCTATGCGCATCTTCCTCACCTGTTCCGTGCGCAGCGACAGATCGACGAAAGCCGGATGCCTTCGCCGGAAGACAAGCTGGCGCTGCTGGGCCTGGCGGTGGAGCGCCTGTCCGCAGCCGGCTACCAGTACATCGGCATGGACCACTTCGCATTGCCGGAAGAAGATCTGTCGCGTGCCCAGCGCGCCGGCCAGCTGCATCGCAACTTCATGGGCTACACCACCCACGCAGACACCGATCTGCTCGGCCTTGGCGTAAGTGCGATCAGTCACATCGGTGCCACCTACAGCCAGAATCCGCGTGACCTGCCGTCGTGGGAGAGCGCGGTGGACCAGGGACAGTTGCCGGTCTGGCGCGGCGTCGCACTCAGTGCCGACGACCAGCTGCGCGCCGAGCTGATCCAGCAGTTGATGTGCCAGGGTGAGGTGGATGGAATGTCACTGGCCCAGCGCCACGGCATTGATTTCGAGACCTACTTCGCCGAAGACCTGCAGGCCGTGCAGCGCCTGCAGCAGGATGGCCTGGCCGAGTACCGCGATGGCGTGGTGCGTGCCAGCGAGCCCGGGCGGCCGTTGCTGCGCCTGCTGGCGATGTGCTTCGATCCCTATCTGCGCGCTGCGCAGGAGCAGCCGCGTTACTCGCGGGCGATCTGA
- a CDS encoding TraB/GumN family protein codes for MLGLMLAIGPVAAQQVPAPTGAVVDMATVQVTGEQPGPGLWKVTAPQGNVLWILGTVSPLPSGVQWRSDEVERTIASVDHVLGDPGFALDAKIGVFKGLTLLPLALKTARDPQGRTLDQILPPATHARWLGLKQTYLGNDRGVEKDRPLVASGRLYQAFLKRNGLRDGKQVKEALGRAYKAHDLKPEDVQVKLKVDDIRGTLKELQATEVDDRACFERTLDTVEFQAPVLRERANAWALGDVAALRRLSGSAMAQTCRELLQDSAFVRRRGWSDMPQQVRTRWLQGVDAALSRHPGTFATVPVSLLLGEGYLDALMQRGYQVESPPE; via the coding sequence GTGCTGGGACTGATGCTGGCGATAGGCCCGGTCGCCGCGCAGCAGGTGCCTGCGCCCACCGGGGCGGTGGTGGACATGGCGACGGTGCAGGTGACCGGCGAACAACCCGGCCCCGGCCTCTGGAAGGTCACCGCTCCACAGGGGAATGTGCTGTGGATCCTGGGCACGGTCTCGCCGTTGCCGAGCGGTGTGCAATGGCGCTCCGACGAAGTCGAGCGGACCATTGCCAGCGTCGACCATGTGTTGGGCGATCCGGGTTTCGCCCTCGATGCGAAGATCGGCGTGTTCAAGGGTCTGACCCTGCTGCCACTGGCATTGAAGACCGCGCGCGATCCGCAGGGGCGCACGCTTGACCAGATCCTGCCGCCGGCAACGCACGCGCGCTGGCTCGGCCTGAAACAGACCTACCTGGGCAATGACCGTGGCGTGGAAAAGGACCGTCCGCTGGTGGCCTCCGGCCGCTTGTACCAGGCTTTCCTCAAGCGCAACGGCCTGCGCGATGGCAAGCAGGTCAAGGAAGCACTCGGGCGCGCGTACAAGGCGCACGATCTGAAGCCGGAAGACGTGCAGGTCAAGCTGAAGGTCGACGATATCCGTGGCACGTTGAAGGAGCTGCAGGCCACCGAAGTCGATGACCGCGCGTGTTTCGAGCGCACGCTCGACACGGTGGAATTCCAGGCACCGGTGCTGCGCGAGCGCGCCAACGCCTGGGCGCTGGGGGATGTCGCAGCACTGCGCCGGCTGTCGGGTTCGGCGATGGCCCAGACCTGCCGCGAACTGCTGCAGGATTCGGCCTTCGTGCGCCGGCGCGGCTGGAGCGATATGCCGCAGCAGGTACGCACGCGCTGGCTGCAGGGCGTGGATGCGGCGCTGAGCCGTCATCCAGGCACCTTCGCGACGGTGCCGGTCAGCCTGCTGCTGGGCGAAGGCTATCTGGATGCGCTGATGCAACGCGGCTATCAGGTCGAGTCGCCGCCGGAATAA
- a CDS encoding BLUF domain-containing protein translates to MDMPLHAYAYVSTAREGLDVPELDALLADATAFNRMAGVTGALMFDGSRFLQYIEGPRDGLASVHARIGNARRHGSIIQLAAGPIPSRWFPRWTMANRHVDAATLGSIVAAPWHGFSLGQEPPEHGFCLLLRAWTGRHGELEPAAVSLGS, encoded by the coding sequence ATGGACATGCCGTTGCATGCGTACGCCTATGTCAGCACGGCCAGGGAGGGACTGGACGTGCCCGAGCTCGATGCATTGCTGGCCGATGCGACCGCGTTCAACCGCATGGCCGGGGTGACCGGGGCGCTGATGTTCGATGGCAGCCGTTTCCTGCAGTACATCGAAGGCCCACGGGATGGGCTGGCTTCGGTGCATGCGCGGATCGGCAACGCGCGTCGCCACGGCAGCATCATCCAGCTTGCCGCAGGCCCGATCCCGAGCCGCTGGTTCCCGCGCTGGACGATGGCCAACCGGCACGTGGATGCGGCGACGCTGGGCAGCATCGTGGCGGCCCCGTGGCATGGTTTCAGCCTGGGGCAGGAGCCTCCGGAGCATGGCTTCTGCCTGTTGTTGCGGGCCTGGACGGGGCGGCACGGCGAACTCGAGCCGGCTGCCGTCAGCCTCGGATCCTGA
- a CDS encoding nucleotide sugar dehydrogenase: MSAPIGAAQSPSPAIIGLGYVGLPLAVAFGRQLPTLGYDIDAARIAELAGGQDHTLEMEPDELASASLLRYSSDPAQLDACNVYIVTVPTPIDAYEQPDLEPLRSATRLIASHLRAGDLVIYESTVYPGTTEEVCVPLLEQGSGLRFNEDFYCGYSPERVSPGDRQRRLADIRKITSGSTPDVAAVVDGLYQRIITAGTFPVPSMRVAEAAKVVENIQRDVNIALVNELALIFDRLGIDTQDVLDAAGSKWNFLPFRPGLVGGHCIGVDPYYLLHKSESMGYHPDLIHTARQVNNRVGEHVAKRVLAMLAERGRMPAHSRILVLGVTFKEDCPDLRNSRALELAQRLAGSGAQVDVSDPWVGPAAMADEGVNWLAEPVPGSYDAVVLAVAHESFKAMDDAHIRSLLAPGGLVYDVKSAWPRSVVDDRL, translated from the coding sequence ATGAGTGCGCCGATCGGCGCAGCACAGAGCCCGTCCCCGGCCATCATCGGCCTGGGATATGTCGGGCTGCCGTTGGCAGTGGCGTTCGGCCGCCAGCTGCCTACCCTGGGGTACGACATCGATGCTGCGCGCATCGCCGAACTGGCCGGTGGGCAGGACCACACGCTGGAAATGGAGCCGGACGAACTGGCCAGCGCGTCGCTGCTGCGTTACAGCAGCGATCCGGCGCAGCTCGACGCCTGCAACGTCTACATCGTCACCGTGCCCACGCCGATCGATGCCTACGAGCAGCCTGATCTGGAGCCTTTGCGCTCGGCGACGCGACTGATCGCCAGCCATCTGCGCGCCGGTGATCTGGTGATCTACGAATCCACCGTCTACCCGGGTACCACCGAAGAAGTCTGCGTGCCGCTGCTGGAACAGGGCTCGGGGCTGCGCTTCAACGAGGATTTCTACTGCGGCTACAGTCCCGAGCGGGTCAGCCCGGGTGACCGCCAGCGGCGCCTGGCCGACATCCGCAAGATCACCTCCGGTTCAACGCCGGACGTGGCTGCGGTGGTCGATGGCCTGTACCAGCGGATCATCACCGCCGGTACGTTCCCGGTGCCGTCGATGCGGGTCGCCGAAGCGGCCAAGGTGGTGGAGAACATCCAGCGCGACGTCAACATCGCGCTGGTCAACGAGTTGGCCCTGATCTTCGATCGCCTCGGCATCGACACCCAGGATGTGCTCGACGCCGCAGGCAGCAAATGGAACTTCCTGCCGTTCCGGCCGGGGCTGGTGGGAGGCCACTGCATCGGCGTGGACCCGTACTACCTGCTGCACAAGTCCGAAAGCATGGGCTACCACCCCGACCTCATCCACACCGCCCGGCAGGTCAACAACCGGGTGGGCGAGCATGTGGCCAAGCGCGTGCTGGCGATGCTGGCCGAACGTGGCCGCATGCCAGCACACTCGCGCATCCTGGTGCTGGGCGTGACCTTCAAGGAGGACTGCCCGGACCTGCGCAACAGCCGCGCGCTGGAACTGGCCCAGCGGCTGGCCGGCAGCGGCGCGCAGGTGGACGTCAGCGATCCGTGGGTGGGGCCGGCTGCCATGGCGGATGAAGGCGTGAACTGGCTGGCCGAGCCGGTGCCCGGCAGCTACGACGCGGTGGTCCTGGCGGTGGCGCATGAGAGCTTCAAGGCGATGGACGATGCCCATATCCGCAGCCTGTTGGCGCCCGGTGGGCTGGTCTATGACGTGAAGTCCGCCTGGCCGCGCAGCGTGGTCGACGATCGCCTGTAG
- a CDS encoding FMN-binding glutamate synthase family protein has product MHRYIVYLLAILMFPICLWLATIWPAWYWGVGITAAMVALGTWDLLQKRSTLRRNYPVMAHFRYGLESIGPEIRQYFVQSDLEDVPFSRQQRALIYQRAKNQMDTVPFGTLRSTYAVDYEWINHSLAPTTIAKHDFRVLIGPNCAKPYSASVFNISAMSFGSLSANAIRALNEGARLGGFYHDTGEGSISPYHREMGGDLVWEIGSGYFGCRDEKGGFSEERFVANANHDQVKMIEIKLSQGAKPGHGGVLPAPKVTAEISVTRGVPMGVDCVSPSRHSAFSTPVELLQFVVRLRELSGGKPVGFKLAIGHPWEWFGIAKAMHETGLLPDFIVVDGAEGGTGAAPAEFVDHVGVPMHEALLLVHNTLVGLDLREHIRIGAAGKITSAFDIARTIAMGADWCNAGRGFMFALGCIQSLSCHTDKCPTGIATQDPARWKHLDAPDKATRVYSFHEHTLHALKELLCAAGLNDPAELGPEHILRRVSPVEIRSLASLYRYLEPGELLHKVPDHAVFHSFWADARSDSFQPPPKIQALRASKSR; this is encoded by the coding sequence ATGCACCGGTATATCGTCTACCTGCTCGCCATCCTGATGTTTCCGATCTGCCTGTGGCTGGCCACGATCTGGCCGGCCTGGTACTGGGGCGTCGGCATTACAGCTGCGATGGTGGCGCTGGGGACCTGGGACCTGCTGCAGAAGCGCAGCACCCTGCGCCGCAACTATCCGGTGATGGCGCACTTCCGTTATGGCCTGGAATCGATCGGCCCGGAGATCCGCCAGTACTTCGTGCAGAGCGATCTGGAGGATGTGCCGTTCTCGCGGCAGCAGCGTGCGCTGATCTACCAGCGCGCCAAGAACCAGATGGACACGGTGCCCTTCGGTACCCTGCGCAGCACATATGCGGTGGACTACGAATGGATCAACCATTCGCTGGCGCCGACCACCATCGCCAAGCATGATTTCCGCGTGCTGATCGGTCCGAACTGTGCCAAGCCCTATTCGGCCAGCGTGTTCAACATCTCGGCGATGAGTTTCGGTTCGCTGTCGGCCAATGCGATCCGCGCATTGAACGAAGGCGCACGCCTGGGGGGGTTCTACCACGATACCGGCGAAGGCTCGATTTCGCCGTATCACCGTGAGATGGGCGGTGACCTGGTCTGGGAGATCGGCTCGGGCTACTTCGGGTGCCGTGACGAGAAGGGCGGCTTCAGCGAGGAACGCTTCGTTGCCAATGCCAACCACGATCAGGTGAAGATGATCGAGATCAAGCTGTCGCAGGGTGCCAAGCCTGGCCATGGCGGGGTGCTGCCGGCGCCGAAGGTCACCGCCGAGATCTCGGTGACGCGTGGCGTGCCGATGGGCGTGGACTGCGTGTCGCCATCGCGCCATTCGGCGTTCTCCACCCCGGTTGAACTGCTGCAGTTCGTGGTCCGCCTGCGTGAACTGTCCGGTGGCAAGCCGGTTGGTTTCAAGCTGGCCATCGGCCACCCATGGGAATGGTTCGGCATCGCCAAGGCAATGCACGAGACCGGTCTGCTGCCTGATTTCATCGTCGTCGATGGCGCCGAAGGCGGTACCGGCGCGGCACCGGCCGAATTCGTCGATCACGTGGGGGTGCCGATGCACGAAGCGTTGCTGCTGGTGCACAACACCCTGGTCGGCCTGGACCTGCGCGAGCACATCCGTATCGGCGCTGCCGGCAAGATCACCAGCGCGTTCGATATCGCCCGCACCATTGCGATGGGCGCCGACTGGTGCAATGCCGGGCGCGGTTTCATGTTCGCGCTGGGCTGCATCCAGTCGCTCAGCTGCCATACCGACAAGTGCCCGACCGGCATCGCGACCCAGGATCCGGCACGCTGGAAGCATCTGGATGCACCGGACAAGGCCACGCGCGTGTACAGCTTCCACGAGCACACCCTGCACGCGCTGAAGGAGTTGCTGTGCGCGGCGGGCTTGAACGATCCGGCCGAGCTCGGCCCGGAACACATTCTGCGTCGGGTGTCGCCGGTCGAGATCCGTTCGCTGGCCTCGCTGTATCGCTACCTGGAACCGGGCGAGCTGCTGCACAAGGTGCCCGACCACGCGGTGTTCCATTCGTTCTGGGCGGACGCACGCAGCGATTCGTTCCAGCCGCCACCGAAGATCCAAGCGCTGCGGGCCAGCAAGTCGCGATGA
- a CDS encoding GNAT family N-acetyltransferase: MQFRTGTDDDVGTLWALRTRCVRELCSSHYPPEVIAPWSASPPPVQYSRLLGQGGCVVAEDDRGNVLGFGVFDTEGNEIDALFVDPDRGGQGIGQALMQRLLALADPTREVVLSASLNAVPFYQRQGFVAEREELYPHPSGVALASVKMRRPG, translated from the coding sequence ATGCAGTTCAGGACGGGTACCGACGATGATGTGGGCACGCTGTGGGCCCTGCGAACGCGCTGCGTGCGTGAGCTGTGCAGCAGCCACTATCCGCCGGAGGTGATTGCACCCTGGTCGGCATCGCCGCCGCCGGTGCAGTATTCGCGGCTGCTGGGGCAGGGCGGCTGCGTCGTAGCCGAGGATGACCGGGGCAATGTGCTGGGGTTCGGTGTGTTCGATACCGAGGGCAACGAGATCGATGCGCTGTTCGTTGATCCGGATCGGGGCGGGCAGGGTATCGGCCAGGCGCTGATGCAGCGGTTGCTGGCCCTGGCCGACCCGACGCGGGAGGTGGTGCTGTCGGCCTCGCTCAACGCCGTGCCGTTCTACCAGCGGCAGGGCTTCGTCGCCGAGCGCGAGGAACTGTATCCGCATCCCAGTGGCGTGGCATTGGCGTCGGTGAAGATGCGCCGGCCGGGGTGA
- a CDS encoding TIGR03862 family flavoprotein, producing the protein MSNSDVRPSRRIAIIGGGPAGLFAAERLRAAGLDVDLYEAKGSPGRKFLIAGKGGLNLTHSDPRPLFDSRYREQATRVGRWLDGFDAQALRDWAAGFGVETYVGSSGRVFPVDRKAAPLLRGWVRRLKEQGVRLHVNHRWLGWSDDGALRFATDNGELEVRADATVLALGGGSWPQLGSDGAWVPTLQARAVDIAPLQSANCGFDIAWTPFFAQRHAGAPLKPVVAHWHGLDGEPHTLQGECVASEYGIEGSLIYALSADLRETLNRDGHATLWLDLVPGRDEARLLADLSQPRKGRSFGEHLRRQAGLDAVKTALVFETLGKDAGNDLAAVIATLKRLPLRLLRPRPMAEVISTAGGVRLDALDEGLMLRALPGVFCAGEMLDWEAPTGGYLLTACYASGLRAAEGVTAWLATR; encoded by the coding sequence ATGTCCAACAGTGACGTCCGCCCGTCGCGCCGCATCGCCATCATCGGCGGCGGCCCGGCCGGGTTGTTTGCCGCCGAGCGGCTGCGCGCGGCAGGCCTGGATGTCGATCTGTACGAGGCCAAGGGCTCGCCGGGCCGCAAATTCCTGATCGCCGGCAAGGGTGGGCTCAACCTCACCCATTCCGACCCACGTCCACTGTTCGACAGCCGCTACCGCGAGCAGGCAACCCGCGTCGGCCGCTGGCTGGATGGTTTCGACGCGCAGGCGTTGCGCGACTGGGCCGCTGGCTTCGGCGTGGAGACCTACGTCGGCAGTTCCGGCCGGGTGTTCCCGGTCGACCGCAAGGCGGCACCGTTGCTGCGCGGCTGGGTCCGCCGGCTGAAGGAACAGGGCGTGCGCTTGCACGTCAACCATCGCTGGCTGGGCTGGAGCGACGACGGCGCACTGCGTTTTGCCACCGACAACGGCGAACTGGAGGTGCGCGCCGATGCGACCGTACTGGCACTGGGCGGCGGAAGCTGGCCACAGCTGGGCAGTGACGGTGCATGGGTTCCGACGTTGCAGGCCCGCGCCGTGGACATCGCGCCGCTGCAATCGGCCAACTGTGGATTCGATATTGCGTGGACACCGTTCTTCGCGCAGCGCCATGCGGGCGCACCACTGAAGCCGGTCGTCGCACATTGGCATGGCCTCGACGGTGAGCCGCACACCCTGCAAGGGGAGTGCGTGGCCAGCGAGTACGGGATCGAAGGCAGCCTGATCTACGCCCTGTCGGCCGATCTGCGCGAAACCCTCAACCGCGACGGCCACGCCACGCTGTGGCTGGACCTGGTTCCGGGCCGCGACGAGGCACGGCTGCTGGCCGACCTTTCGCAGCCGCGCAAGGGGCGAAGCTTCGGCGAGCACCTGCGTCGCCAGGCTGGACTGGACGCAGTGAAGACCGCACTGGTGTTCGAAACACTGGGCAAGGATGCCGGCAACGATCTGGCCGCGGTGATCGCCACGTTGAAGCGCCTGCCACTGCGCCTGCTGCGCCCGCGGCCGATGGCCGAGGTGATCAGCACCGCCGGCGGCGTGCGCCTGGACGCGCTGGACGAGGGCCTGATGCTGCGTGCCTTGCCCGGCGTGTTCTGCGCCGGAGAGATGCTGGACTGGGAAGCACCGACCGGCGGCTACCTGTTGACGGCGTGCTATGCCAGCGGGCTGCGTGCGGCAGAGGGCGTGACCGCGTGGTTGGCCACGCGTTGA
- a CDS encoding FKBP-type peptidyl-prolyl cis-trans isomerase — translation MRRLLLPLLLSLAAVGCSSEPSGPPPGGTIATFERIDTQLGSGAEAVPGKKVSVHYTGWIYDERADNKHGRTFDSSVERGEPFTFTLGAGQVIRGWDEGVAGMKVGGKRTLMIPPEFGYGDRQVGPIPAGSSLVFDVELLNVQQ, via the coding sequence ATGCGCCGCCTGCTGCTTCCCCTGCTGCTGTCCCTCGCCGCCGTTGGTTGCTCGTCGGAGCCGTCCGGCCCGCCGCCGGGAGGCACCATTGCCACGTTCGAGCGCATCGACACCCAGCTGGGCAGTGGTGCCGAGGCCGTGCCGGGCAAGAAGGTCAGCGTGCATTACACCGGCTGGATCTACGACGAGCGCGCCGACAACAAGCACGGCAGGACCTTCGACAGTTCGGTCGAGCGCGGCGAGCCGTTCACCTTCACACTGGGCGCAGGCCAGGTCATCCGCGGTTGGGATGAAGGCGTCGCCGGCATGAAGGTCGGCGGCAAGCGCACGCTGATGATTCCGCCGGAATTCGGCTATGGCGACCGCCAGGTCGGCCCGATTCCGGCAGGTTCGTCGCTGGTGTTCGACGTCGAGCTGCTCAATGTCCAACAGTGA
- a CDS encoding DUF6164 family protein, with the protein MAKLLLNLRNVGNDEYADVCTLLDQHGIAWYRTEPSPWGISNGGLWLREDADQPRAKALMADYQAARGVRVRAEREQALRDGTAETFGSLLRRRPVFVVLVLLGMAVAAALVLLPFMLLRG; encoded by the coding sequence ATGGCAAAACTCCTGCTCAATCTGCGCAATGTCGGCAACGACGAATATGCCGATGTCTGCACGCTGCTGGACCAGCACGGCATCGCTTGGTACCGCACCGAACCCAGTCCGTGGGGCATCTCCAATGGTGGCCTGTGGCTGCGCGAGGATGCGGACCAGCCGCGTGCCAAGGCGCTGATGGCCGACTACCAGGCGGCCCGCGGCGTGCGGGTCCGTGCCGAGCGCGAACAGGCCCTGCGCGACGGCACTGCCGAGACCTTTGGCAGCCTGTTGCGCCGCCGCCCTGTGTTCGTGGTGCTGGTGCTGCTGGGCATGGCGGTGGCGGCGGCACTGGTGCTGCTGCCGTTCATGCTGCTGCGGGGGTAG